In Candidatus Sysuiplasma acidicola, the following are encoded in one genomic region:
- a CDS encoding SDR family oxidoreductase has translation MDVNGKVVVVTGGSSGIGRAIVEGLMNRGAMVVTCHRGDTHGARELEDFASKNGCAEKLEIVDADTSRKDTSELLRGLAVEKFGGLNGWVNNAAIQLLSKSEELDETEWHKILSVNLDGYFFGCQAAARHFISAHSAGSIVNITSGVNLLAVKFLAAYTASKGAVASLTRCLAVEWGRYGIRVNSLAPGATDTPLNKDLYTAEVRRIYNDRIPLGHIALPSEIADAAIFLISDDSRYISGHELVVDGGLNYNGTVYQPIG, from the coding sequence ATGGATGTTAATGGAAAGGTGGTTGTTGTAACGGGCGGTTCGAGCGGGATAGGAAGGGCAATCGTGGAAGGGCTGATGAACCGGGGGGCAATGGTGGTGACTTGCCATCGCGGCGATACTCATGGTGCTCGTGAACTTGAGGATTTTGCGTCAAAGAATGGATGTGCTGAGAAACTCGAAATCGTCGATGCCGATACGTCAAGAAAGGATACTTCTGAGCTACTGCGCGGACTGGCGGTGGAAAAATTTGGAGGCCTGAACGGCTGGGTGAACAACGCGGCCATACAGCTGCTGTCAAAATCCGAGGAACTGGATGAAACAGAATGGCACAAAATACTTTCTGTGAACCTAGACGGCTATTTCTTTGGCTGCCAGGCAGCGGCAAGACACTTCATTTCGGCACATTCCGCCGGAAGCATTGTAAACATCACGTCGGGTGTAAATCTGCTGGCAGTCAAATTCCTCGCAGCTTATACCGCATCCAAGGGTGCAGTTGCTTCTCTGACGAGATGCCTGGCTGTCGAGTGGGGGCGCTACGGCATAAGGGTGAATTCACTTGCACCAGGTGCCACGGACACGCCGCTGAATAAAGACCTTTATACGGCTGAAGTGAGAAGGATATACAACGACAGGATACCGCTGGGACACATCGCTTTACCGTCAGAAATCGCAGATGCTGCGATTTTTCTGATTTCGGATGATAGCAGGTACATCAGCGGGCACGAACTGGTTGTTGACGGCGGCCTGAATTACAACGGCACTGTTTACCAGCCGATCGGATAG